One Desulfovibrio sp. X2 genomic window, CAAGCACGAGGAGATCTTCGAGGCCTTCCAGCAGGCCGAGGGCGGCACCTCGCGCAAGTACGGCGGCACAGGGCTCGGGCTGTCCATCTGCCGCGAGCTGGCCCGCCTGCTGGGCGGGGAGATCGTCCTGCAGAGCGCTCCCGGCGAGGGCTCGCGTTTCACGCTGTACCTGCCGCCGGAATTGCCCGCGGACCAGGAAGCGGGCCAGGCGTCGGGCCAGGCGGCGGGCCAGGCGTCGGGCCAGACCGCACCGGCCCGGCCCGCCCCGCGCTCGGCGGCGAAGCCCGAGGCCGTCCGCCCGGCAGCCCCCCGCAGCACCGGTCCCTTCCCGCCCTTCGTGCCCGACGACCGCGACGTGCTCGCGCAGGGCGAGCGCTCCATCCTGATCGTCGAGGACGACGAGGCCTTCGCCAGGATCCTCGTGGACCAGTGCCGCCGCAAGGGGCTGCGCGCCCTGGCCGCGCAGACCGGCGAGGAGGGGCTCGCCCTCGCGGCCAGCCACTCGCCCAGCGCCGTCATCCTGGACATCCGGCTGCCCGGCATGGACGGCTGGGAGGTCCTGGAGGAGCTGAAGCAGGACCCGGCCCTGCGCCACATCCCGGTGCACGTCATGTCCGGCGTGGAGAATCCCTCCGAGGCCATGCGCAGGGGCGCCGTGGGCTACCTGGAAAAGCCCGCGCAGCGCGAGGCGCTGGAGGAGGTCGTCGCCGGGCTCGAGTCGTTCATGAAGCGGGAGATAAAGGACCTCCTGCTCATCGAGGACAACCCGGACATGCGCACCGCCATCGTGGCCCTCGTGGGCGACATGGACGTGCGCATCGAGGAGGCCCCCTCCGGAGCCGAGGCCATGAAGGCCCTGCGCGAAAAGCACTTCGACTGCGTGATCCTGGACCTGGGACTGCCGGACATGAGCGGCTTCGAGCTCCTGACGCGGCTGCAGAACGACCCGGACGTCTCCGTGCCGCCGGTCATCGTCTACACGGGCCGCGAGATGAGCAAGGAGGAGGGGCTCTTGCGCACCCTGGCCGACTCCATCATCATCAAGGGGGTCAAGTCCGAGGAGCGGCTGCTGGACGAGACGGCGCTGTTCCTGCACCAGGTGGTCAAGCGGCTGCCGCGCGTCAAGCGCGAGACCATCGTCAGCCTGCACGACAAGGACGCGCAGCTGAAGGGCAAGACCGTGCTCCTGGTGGACGACGACATGCGCAACCTCTTCGCCCTCTCCCACGTCCTGGAGCAGCGCGGCGTGACCGTGCTCAAGGCCGAGGACGGGCAGCGCGCCCTGGACGTGCTCGCGGCCGCGCCCGAGGTGGACATGGTCATCCTGGACGTGATGATGCCGGTCATGGACGGCTACGAGACCGCGCGGCGCATCCGCGCGGACAAGCGCTTCGAGAAGCTGCCCGTCATCGCCCTGACCGCCAAGGCCATGCGCGAGGACCGCGAGAAATGCATCGAGGCCGGGGCCAGCGACTACCTGGCCAAGCCCGTGGACCTGGACAGGCTCCTGTCCATGATGCGCGTCTGGCTCTTCCGCTAGGACCGGGAGGCCGAAGCGACCGCCATGCTTGCACACCAGATAGACGACATCGAGATCGACCTCCTCCTGGAGGGCATCTACCGCCGCTACGGCTACGACTTCCGCCACTATTCCAAGGCCTCGGCCAAGCGGCGCGTGCTGCAGTTCATGCAGCGCACGGACCACGAGACCGTGGGGGCGATGATCCCCCGCCTGCTGCGCGACGAGGAGTTCTTCTCCCAGGCCGTGGAGGCCTTCTCCGTGACCGTCACCGAGATGTTCCGCGACCCGGGATTCTTCGCGGCGCTGCGCGAGGAGGTCGTGCCCAGGCTGCGCACCTTTCCCTTCATCAAGATCTGGCACGCGGGCTGCGCCACGGGCGAGGAGGTCTACTCCCTGGCCATCCTGCTCAAGGAGGAGGGGCTCTACGACCGGGCCACCATCTTCGCCACGGACCTGAGCCGCGCCGCGCTGGACAAGGCCCGCGAGGGCATCTACTCCATGGACGAGATGCGCGTCTCCACTGCCAACTACCAGAAGGCGGGCGGCAGCAGGCCCTTCACGGACTACTACCACGCCGAGTACGACTCCGCGATCATCGACGGTTCGCTCAAGCGCAACATCACCTTCGCCCACCACAACCTGGCCACGGACAGCGCCTTCGGCGAGATGCACCTCATCGTCTGCCGCAACGTGCTCATCTACTTCGACCAGAGCCTGCAGAACCGGGTGCTGAACCTGTTCATGGACAGCCTGGCCCTGGGCGGCCTGCTCTGCCTGGGCAGC contains:
- a CDS encoding protein-glutamate O-methyltransferase CheR, coding for MLAHQIDDIEIDLLLEGIYRRYGYDFRHYSKASAKRRVLQFMQRTDHETVGAMIPRLLRDEEFFSQAVEAFSVTVTEMFRDPGFFAALREEVVPRLRTFPFIKIWHAGCATGEEVYSLAILLKEEGLYDRATIFATDLSRAALDKAREGIYSMDEMRVSTANYQKAGGSRPFTDYYHAEYDSAIIDGSLKRNITFAHHNLATDSAFGEMHLIVCRNVLIYFDQSLQNRVLNLFMDSLALGGLLCLGSKESCKGSDAEASLQAVNPKWRIFRRHFVAGATPRPGVLGGMPPGGGRP